From the Mya arenaria isolate MELC-2E11 chromosome 17, ASM2691426v1 genome, the window tatatgtttaaatataaaacccATTGCCCTCAACAATGCTGATCTATACACGACATAGGGACGCATAGTTGAttttaatctttataaaatactgTTATAAAACCATAGTAATATTTGTATCCGAAAATTGAAACatgaactattattattattacttgaACGAAAGAAGTAGAACTTGCCTTGCATCGACAACATCATTCATCATGTGATGTCATTTGTGCTCCATCTAGTTTTAGCCCATAGTATTGGAAATCAAATAAATCCATGGAAAGATCATGTAGCAAAATGGAATCTTGAAAAGTGTCAGGATGcgagtattttgttttaattccaCTGAATGACGCAAACTTGTATGTTTATGCGTGCTATGCACCACACCAGACATGTTTTATCTACCACGTCAGTattactttaaagatgcactcttactcccaaaaaatattgaccaaaattaatacaattgtttttatttaccaaaaaggatacaTAAATGTCGAAAAGAAGGTTCTTATGAATGATTATAACCGagtataatatgaaagaaaggtgtagaaaacacggtatttctaccttctTAGACGATAGAAgatcatagtaaatctttaagcactcaccaatcatttaatatttttgcgttttcagctattaatacTCGCTAACAATATTGtcatcagtaatttatattttccatcaatgcattatttagtaagtagtttaaggtttatcactcaaaatttatgtttgttataaatgtatatgcattgattttgaataagagtgtcactttaaggcaCTGTTGCTGTAAATGTACAAGACATATTCCATCAACCATGTcgttatttgttgttgttgttgttgttgttgagtttatgaaggtctgcccgcgccctataatggctgcattatggcttgaccccgtcacatcccctaGTGTGGCTTAAATAGAATTTCGAAAgccaaagggggagttttacTCCTATCGGTTGACGGGATATTCGCCAAATGAGTAGTTCTTTCTTTCAGGGACAAACGCAATAATAACGGTTCGTCTGTACAGACAGTATATCGGGGCAGGCAAAGAGGCGGGGCTCCGTTGTGGGATTTTATACCAGACATGTCCCCTCAACCATGTTACTATTACTTTCAGAGACAACCGCAATAAATACGGATCGACTGTACAGTATTACGGGACAGGTGAAGATGCAGAGCTCTGTTGCTGGCTATGTACCGGTTTACACCACCAGTAAGTTTAATGCATTTCATGTATAGTTAATATAGACCTAACTACTACCTTTGCCTACATTATATCCTGGTCTGTCTTATTTATGGTTATTGATGCTACCTTCTTTATCCtacctttgatatttgaaaGTGTTACTATTTAAGGTGATACTTAAGTTCATTGTTTTACCTATATTGtaaaccaaaaggaaaaacacatcatttttatttttaaatgaaaacatatttttttaagagaATTGTCCATCATTGTTCgagcttaaaggcctagtttaatccttcgtTAAGTGACcacacccacccacccacccacacacacacacacacacacacaaatatgtgtacagtacacaagtCCTGTGTAATGATCCTTATCTACTTGTATTGATCCCTcgtatcagatctctgatctggaTAAACAGCTGTGCAGTTTTggggttttattattttatggaccctaaatggcacTGAGCCAATCAACGATTACACAGGAAAttggggattatcatgccaaacattccttaaactaggcctttaaaacCATGTTACAAAACCCAACAAAAAGGTGATAACTAGAGAGCCCAAGATGAAAATCCAAACAAATTTGTTGATACAATTATAGGAAAACaaaggcatttttaaaaatgtctaaaaGCCTTTCTCCCTACAATATCATTTGGTTTACCATTACGAACAATGTCAAGCATACATTCATTACAGTATTTTTGGATTTAATTCTCTACAAAGGTCTagttttttgtgtattttagtGCAGAAACAACAGGAACTGATTTAAGCATCCTTAAGAATCCTTCCACTTCTTATGATAGTAACGGTTACCTTTAACAAAGTACATTCTCAAATGCGATTAAGAAAGTTTGGAATAAAAACTAAGTAAAGGCATACATTAACAATGTCTCATTTATCTTGTTACAGATGCTGTCACAGCTCAGATCCAGACTCCGTGGGCTGTTGTTCATGTGACCCGGGATGCGGATGTTGTGACGGCGATGTCGGCTGCTGTCCCGGAGACGTGACCAGTGGATGTGGACAGTGTCATCTCTGTAAGGACTGTGGCAATTGTGGGACATGTGATTGTTTGAGTGGTGCTTGTGATGGTTGTGACTGTGGGGGAATGGATTGTGGCGGATGTGACTGCGGAGGATGTGACTGTAGTGGGGGATGTGTGATATTATGATGGAGCTAGTGGAGACTGGTAGCGCTGGTAGCGCTGTGATTGTGTTTTTTGGTTGTGTTTTCTGTGATTCTCACTGTGATATATTTTGGGCTGCGACTGCGGTGGGAATGATTGTAGTGAAAGAAGATAGTGTAAACAGTAGAATATGTGATGGACTGAGCTGTGGTTGAGATTTTTTGTGAGTCTGACTGTAGGGAAATGGATTGTGGGGGATACGATTGCGGAGAGTGTGTTGTGtggtattatattttattacataatgtTATATACCTTAATATAATGATCACCTACTTTTCAGTATTATACAGGTGTAATATAACAATATCGGTCCGCATGTTTGTGAGCAATTTAATTGGAAACATTAATTGCTCATATTAAAATTGATTCCAGCAAGTAATACgttaatttcttattttgtttttatgataaagattgatctaaatttaaaagttaattagttaattattaaattataagaaGTGAGATTTCCTTATAATTCCATGAAAAACATTCTTCAAACTATCGTCGCTTATTGTTTTTAAGCAGAAAATGACATcatgaacataataaaatattgaaatattatgagATCATCTAACCGAGAGTGACGTCACCATTTACGAAGATGCAAATTTATATGTTGTGATTCTTTCTTGACATAACCACAATTGTCATTGtaatcataaacataattaaatgatCGGAATAATACCTATTTTACTAGGTAATATCATTGCTTTGGTAGTTTGTGGTATTCGGCTCATCATTAGCTCCAATCGTAACatctcggccatctccggcaaacTTCAAGATAGTCATATAAGTTTAATATTAGCGGAGGTGCTCCGATTGCATTTGCTCAGGTGAAACAGGGAggtttttaaccaggttttcaaacATGAGAAGGAAGATGGGGAAGAGGGCGACGCGTTTTTTTACATCTATGActattcaataatacaatggaaactatagcGAAAAGCAGAACCGTCAaactacaaacaaaacaaagacagattttaagtattgtttatcaataaatggTGGGAAAGCACCTCGTGTGAACGTGTCATATTTAATGACCTTTGGTTTAACAAGTTTAAGCCATGCTGACTGAAAATACCTACTTCTCCCGTATCCGGATCCAGTTCTCCTTCACACTCACGGAATGTGACATACATTAATTCATAGCATGTCTTTAAAAAGGCACGCGGCTTTCTTTAAACTGACATTTAATcctcttttttgttttaaatctgaATCTACAGCGGTAGGTTAAACTGCCAAacttgatatttctttatcggcgtgaaagaaaaaaagagaaaagaaagATCAAATTTAGTTAAGATCTAAATAGGCATGGACGAGCTAATGAGTGCAAATAATATGTACAGATCAAGAAATAGAGCATGTTGATTTCCGTGTAAGTCGTATTCATACAAAAAGTATATGATCACGAgtagtttgagtaaaacaaaatacgaccttacactgaaatcttcaaatattctgtttctttttaagagttgtattggtattttatttttggttttctaaATACCCCCTTTAAAAACACGTTTgctacgccgctacccgtgggacgcccctcacgcaaagTTTTGATATACATGACTGTAGTTTAATATTTACTCGTGTTTCAGAGCAAGCATTTTGTGAACATTcatcaatgaacatttatttacataggATCTATGTTCTAAATAATATCAGTTAATGCAcggttgtattttttaaattgtacacTGGATGAACACATGACCAAATTACACTGGTCGCCATTTTctgaattaacattttaaagggTGAAAGAGTAAGctaaacaaatgttgataaacataggattaaaaacattgtttccaAGTTTAAGACTTTGTTTCATGATATATGGGTATTCAATCACACTTCACTGTCAGAGATCAGGTCGTTTTCCCGATAAAGAGTAAAAAACACACTTGGTTGTTGACATGATTTAGGCGTGGTGGTTTAAGAAAATATCAGTTAATTGTGTGAATGTGTGTGAATTTAGCCAGGAAGAACGCTTTACAAAGTCATACAGTTGTAAAAGATATTTGATTGATGAAAAAACGTTGAATTTATGTGcgagcagttgttttcgtctgtaatttgttttgtacgaaaTCAAATGCAacctttttaaatatcaaattattatttttggcaaaatttaCTATTTCAAACGTGAggtgtttatgcaccagtcaattgtaaccacgcccccgcCCCCaccccggtccgggggtataccggggatagccggggaaatgggccgtgttttacctcTCAGGTGGCCcgtagtgccgggtgaatgcggtggttttgtcttcgcaccaAAATTAACGGGGGATGTGCCTgacttagggtccctggggtgtggtgcatttggcggggattttatcagcagtttgtccccgcaggacgggaattttacccgggcttggctggaccgaaagtcaaagtccccgctattccccggaccttgggggccgtggttacaattgactggtgcattagttttTGTCAAGGGGAATTAActacaattgattttaaaagaagttcttaaagttgatattttcactccatagtttgtagtgaaaatatcaatttccaCTGTTGTTATTACACTGATAAAGACtccatattacaatgaaaaGCATGAAAGGATTTTCCCCagttacattttaacaataaaagcaaaatacattCAGCTTCTTGACGCTACCAGGATGAAAAACCCCGCTGTCATCGTATAATCACACCATTTTGTTTCATCGAATAGTATGTAAGAgtgaaaaaacaatgaatgacgtcacaaacatgttttaagtgaGACGAAGGGGCGTTAGAAGGTCAGATCGGACAGCTGTTAAAGAATGTCAAATAATGAGCCACATCAATGAATGACGGTTTGTTGTTCCATAGTGGGATTCAACGAGGAAAGAAGTTGTTCTAATCTACATTATAATGTAGATCTATATTGAGTATGGAAGGAATATGGAACTGTGCGATGACTTTGTCATGGATTTTGTTTGGTTAGGCAACGTGTAggatacatataaacatgacGGTGTGCTATGTTGTATAGCATATTGAGTTACAGCTGTTGACGGTATGACGGTGTGCTATGTTGTATAGCATATTGAGTTACAGCTGTTGACGGTATCACGGTGTCTTATGTTGTATAGCATATTGAGTTACAGCTATTGACGGTATGACGGTGTCCTATGTTGTATAGCATATTGAGTTACAGCTGTTGACGGTATGACGGTGTCCTATGTTGTATAGCATATTGAGTTGCAGCTATTGACGGTGTGACGGTGCGCTACGGTATGACGGTGTCCAATGTTGTATAGCATATTGAGTTGCAGCTATTGACGGTATAACGGTGTGCTATGCTGTATAGCATATTGAGTTGCAGCTATTGACGGTATGACGGTGTCCTATGTTGTATAGCATATTGAGTTACAGCTGTTGACGGTATGACGGTGTCCTATGTTGTATAGCATATTGAGTTGCAGCTATTGACGGTGTGACGGTGCGCTACGGTATGACGGTGTCCAATGTTGTATAGCATATTGAGTTGCAGCTATTGACGGTATGACGGTGCGCTATGTTCTATAGCATATTGATTTTCAGGTGTTGACAGTGAGACGGTGTGCTATGTTGTAGAGCATATTGAGTTTCAGCAATTGACGGTGTGACGGTTCGCTATGTTGTATAGCATGTTTAATTGCAGCTGTTGACGGTATGACGGTGTCCTATGTTGTATAGCATATTGAGTTACAGCTGTTGACGGTATGACGGTGTCCTATGTTGTATAGCATATTGAGTTACAGCTATTGACGGTATGACGGTGTCCTATGTTGTATAGCATATTGAGTTACAGCTGTTGACGGTATGACGGTGTCCTATGTTGTATAGCATATTGAGTTGCAGCTATTGACGGTGTGACGGTGCGCTACGGTATGACGGTGTCCAATGTTGTATAGCATATTGAGTTGCAGCTATTGACGGTATGACGGTGTGCTATGCTGTATAGCATATTGAGTTGCAGCTATTGACGGTATGAAGGTGTCCTATGTTGTATAGCATATTGAGATGCAGCTATTGACGGTATGACGGTGTGCTATGTTGTATAGCATATTGAGTTGCAGCTTTTGACGGTATGAAGGTGTCCTATGTTGTATAGCATATTGAGTTGCAGCTATTGACAGTATGACGGTGCGCTACGGTATGACGGTGCGCTATGCTGTATAGCATATTGAGTTGCAGCTATTGACGGTATGACGGTGCGCTATGCTGTATAGCATATTGAGTTGCAGCTGTTGACGGTATGGCGGTGCGTTATGCTGTATAGCATATTGAGTTGCAGGTATTGAGGGTATGACGGTGCGCTATGCTGTATAGCATATTGAGTTGCAGGTATTGACGGTATGACGGTGTCCTATGTTGTTTAGCATATTGAGTTGCAGCTGTTGATGGTATGACGGTGCGCTATGCTGTATAGCATATTGAGTTGCAGCTGTTGAATGTTTGACGGTGCGCTATGCTGTATAGCATATTGAGTTGCAGCTGTTGAATGTTTGACGGTGCGCTATGCTGTATAGCATATTGAGATGCAGCTATTGACGGTATGACGGTGTGCTTTGTTGTATAGCATATTGAGTTGCAGCTATTGACGATGTGGAT encodes:
- the LOC128224685 gene encoding uncharacterized protein LOC128224685 — its product is MEMNGYIRGDEASHPRDSGYTPDLTPMETPELGPGESKFTEISTGDMDVEPDGWKITTQTPDETVGYQPAGNNGINGEDYRDNRNKYGSTVQYYGTGEDAELCCWLCTGLHHQCCHSSDPDSVGCCSCDPGCGCCDGDVGCCPGDVTSGCGQCHLCKDCGNCGTCDCLSGACDGCDCGGMDCGGCDCGGCDCSGGCVIL